A stretch of DNA from Drosophila virilis strain 15010-1051.87 chromosome 5, Dvir_AGI_RSII-ME, whole genome shotgun sequence:
TATCGCAAGTTTTCTAGAGGGGAATGCGTCCTCGTAGATAATCCATGGTGGCTGCGGTGCCCATTGCTAAAATTTGATGACGTGGCTGACGGAACGGATTCCCAGACAATTTCAACTCAGTTATATTTGTCATTTTACCCAATACGGGTGGCACCATCTGAATATCGTTGTTGCTTAGATCCAGCACATTGAGCTGGCTCAAAGCGCCGAGTCCATCTTCGGTGGCATCCAGCTCCTTAATTTGATTATCGTTGGCAATGAGGGTTTCGAGGTTTTCCAGCTCGTAGATGCAGCTAGGCAAGTGATCCAGGCGATTGTGCGATATGTTCAATTCGCGCAGCATTTGAAGACCGGCAAATTCCATGGGCAAGCCACGCAGTAAATTGCATGACAAGTTCATAACATTAAGGCGCGAGAACTGCGATATGAACGTGGGTATATAGGAGAGCTGGTTTTTGGCCAGAACCAGCTCGGTGAGTATTTCGCTCATTTTGTGCAGCTCAGTCGGCACATCAGTCAATAGATTGTCCTCAAGTCTCACAATATTGACCTGTTCTTCGCAAGCCGTGTCAATGACATTTCCCGGCAGATTCTTCAGCTGTGCTTTACCTAGACTCAGAACGCGAGTGTTACGCATCATGTACTTGTCTGGAAATGGTTTCCCTAACTCAGAAGTTTCTTTTTTCCCGCCTTGATGGCGGGGACTGTTTAAACCATCACCGACCATTGTTATCGAAGTGAAAGAACACCAAAAACAGCTGCTCACAACTTTAAATCGGAATTTTATAGGATTAAAACGAATTGGAGCTATACAAATGTCAACGaatgaaatattaatgaatttttaaattccATTTTAGACTTAAATA
This window harbors:
- the LOC6624968 gene encoding leucine-rich repeat-containing protein 40 — translated: MVGDGLNSPRHQGGKKETSELGKPFPDKYMMRNTRVLSLGKAQLKNLPGNVIDTACEEQVNIVRLEDNLLTDVPTELHKMSEILTELVLAKNQLSYIPTFISQFSRLNVMNLSCNLLRGLPMEFAGLQMLRELNISHNRLDHLPSCIYELENLETLIANDNQIKELDATEDGLGALSQLNVLDLSNNDIQMVPPVLGKMTNITELKLSGNPFRQPRHQILAMGTAATMDYLRGRIPL